A stretch of the Pongo pygmaeus isolate AG05252 chromosome 16, NHGRI_mPonPyg2-v2.0_pri, whole genome shotgun sequence genome encodes the following:
- the AP3B2 gene encoding AP-3 complex subunit beta-2 isoform X3, translating into MLDTNKDSLKLEAMKRIVAMIARGKNASDLFPAVVKNVACKNIEVKKLVYVYLVRYAEEQQDLALLSISTFQRGLKDPNQLIRASALRVLSSIRVPIIVPIMMLAIKEAASDMSPYVRKTAAHAIPKLYSLDSDQKDQLIEVIEKLLADKTTLVAGSVVMAFEEVCPERIDLIHKNYRKLCNLLIDVEEWGQVVIISMLTRYARTQFLSPTQNESLLEENAEKAFYGSEEDEAKGAGSEETAAAALPARKPYVMDPDHRLLLRNTKPLLQSRSAAVVMAVAQLYFHLAPKAEVGVIAKALVRLLRSHSEVQYVVLQNVATMSIKRRGMFEPYLKSFYIRSTDPTQIKILKLEVLTNLANETNIPTVLREFQTYIRSMDKDFVAATIQAIGRCATNIGRVRDTCLNGLVQLLSNRDELVVAESVVVIKKLLQMQPAQHGEIIKHLAKLTDNIQVPMARASILWLIGEYCEHVPRIAPDVLRKMAKSFTAEEDIVKLQVINLAAKLYLTNSKQTKLLTQYVLSLAKYDQNYDIRDRARFTRQLIVPSEQGGALSRHAKKLFLAPKPAPVLESSFKDRDHFQLGSLSHLLNAKATGYQELPDWPEEAPDPSVRNVEVPEWTKCSNREKRKEKEKPFYSDSEGESGPTESADSDPESESESDSKSSSESGSGESSSESDNEDQDEDEEKGRGSESEQSEEDDKRKTKKKVPEGKGEASSSDEGSDSSSSSSESEMTSESEEEQLEPASWRRKTPPSSKSAPATKEISLLDLEDFTPPSVQPVSPPAIVSTSLAADLEGLTLTDSTLVPSLLSPVSGIGRQELLHRVAGEGLAVDYTFSRQPFSGDPHMVSVHIHFSNSSDTPIKGLHVGTPKLPAGISIQEFPEIESLAPGESATAVMGINFCDSTQAANFQLCTQTRQFYVSIQPPVGELMAPVFMSENEFKKEQGKLMGMNEITEKLMLPDTCRNDHIVVQKVTATANLGRVPCGTSDEYRFAGRTLTGGSLVLLTLDARPAGAAQLTVNSEKMVIGTMLVKDVIQALTQ; encoded by the exons ATGCTGGACACCAACAAGGATTCGCTCAAGCTGGAGGCCATGAAGAGGATTGTGGCG ATGATTGCCCGAGGAAAGAATGCTTCAGACCTGTTTCCCGCGGTGGTGAAGAACGTGGCCTGTAAGAACATAGAG GTGAAGAAGCTTGTCTACGTGTACCTGGTACGCTACGCTGAGGAGCAGCAAGACCTGGCCCTGCTGTCCATCTCCACCTTCCAACGTGGCCTAAAG GACCCCAACCAGCTGATTCGTGCCAGTGCCCTCCGTGTCCTCTCTAGCATCCGTGTGCCCATCATAGTGCCCATCATGATGCTAGCTATCAAGGAAGCCGCCTCGGACATGTCACCCTATGTGCGGAAAACAGCTGCCCACGCCATCCCTAAACTCTACAG TTTGGACTCTGACCAGAAGGATCAGCTGATAGAAGTCATTGAGAAGCTTCTGGCTGACAAGACCACG cTGGTGGCGGGCAGCGTGGTGATGGCCTTCGAGGAAGTCTGCCCGGAGCGCATCGACCTGATTCACAAAAACTACCGGAAACTCTGTAACCTGCTGATCGACGTGGAGGAGTGGGGCCAGGTGGTCATCATCAGCATGCTCACCCGCTACGCCCGCACGCAGTTCCTGAGCCCCACCCAGAAC GAATCCCTGCTAGAGGAGAACGCGGAAAAAGCCTTCTACGGCTCAGAGGAGGACGAGGCCAAGGGCGCGGGGTCTGAGGAGACGGCCGCCGCGGCCCTCCCCGCCCGAAAGCCCTATGTCATGGATCCCGACCACCGGCTGCTGCTGCGCAACACCAAACCCCTGCTGCAGAGCCGCAGCGCCGCGGTGGTCATGGCGGTGGCGCAGCTCTACTTCCACCTGGCGCCCAAGGCGGAGGTGGGCGTCATCGCCAAGGCGCTAGTGCGCCTGCTGCGCAGCCACAG TGAGGTGCAGTACGTTGTGCTCCAGAACGTGGCCACCATGTCCATCAAGCGCCGG GGTATGTTTGAGCCCTACCTGAAGAGCTTCTACATCAGGTCTACCGACCCCACCCAGATCAAGATCCTGAAG CTGGAAGTGCTGACCAACCTGGCTAATGAGACCAACATTCCTACTGTCCTACGGGAATTCCAG ACCTATATTCGcagcatggacaaggacttcgtGGCAGCCACAATCCAGGCCATTGGACGCTGTGCAACTAACATCGGCCGAGTCCGTGACACCTGCCTCAATGGCCTGGTGCAGCTGCTGTCCAACCGTGATG AGCTTGTGGTTGCAGAGTCAGTGGTCGTCATTAAGAAATTGCTACAGATGCAGCCAGCACAACATGGAGAGATCATCAAACACTTGGCAAAGCTTACAGACAACATCCAG GTGCCCATGGCCCGAGCCAGCATCCTGTGGCTCATCGGAGAGTACTGTGAGCATGTCCCCAGGATTGCACCTGATGTCTTAAGAAAAATGGCCAAGTCATTCACAGCAGAGGAGGATATTGTCAAGCTGCAGGTCATCAACCTGGCAGCCAAGCTCTACCTGACCAACTCTAAACAG ACCAAGCTGCTGACCCAGTATGTGCTGAGTCTGGCCAAATATGACCAGAACTATGATATTCGCGACCGGGCGCGCTTCACCCGGCAGCTCATCGTCCCTTCCGAGCAGGGTGGGGCCCTCAGCCGCCATGCCAAGAAGCTCTTCCTGGCACCCAAACCAGCTCCAGTCTTGGAGTCATCCTTCAAAG ACCGGGACCACTTCCAGCTGGGTTCACTGTCCCACCTGCTCAATGCCAAGGCCACAGGCTACCAGGAGCTCCCAGACTGGCCGGAGGAAGCCCCAGACCCATCTGTGCGCAACGTGGAG GTACCTGAATGGACCAAGTGCTCAAATcgggagaagagaaaggagaaggaaaaacccTTCTACTCGGACTCTGAGGGGGAGTCAGGCCCCACGGAGTCCGCAGACAGTG ACCCTGAGTCTGAGAGTGAATCGGACAGTAAGAGCAGCAGCGAGAGCGGCTCTGGGGAGTCCAGCAGTGAGTCCGACAATGAAGACCAggatgaggatgaggagaaagggagaggcagTGAGAG TGAACAGAGTGAGGAGGATGATAAGAGGAAGACAAAGAAGAAGGTGCCAGAGGGAAAAGGAGAAGCGTCATCCTCTGATGAGGGCAGCGATTCCAGCAGTAGCTCATCAGAGTCCGAGATGACATCGGAGTCCGAGGAGGAGCAGTTGGAACCTGCCTCTTGGAGGAGGAAAACA cctCCCAGCAGCAAAAGTGCCCCTGCAACCAAGGAGATCTCCCTGCTTGATCTAGAGGACT TCACCCCTCCCAGTGTCCAGCCTGTGTCTCCCCCAGCAATTGTGTCTACCAGTCTGGCTGCTGACCTGGAGGGCCTGACACTCACAGACTCCACCCTGGTACCGTCG CTTCTGAGTCCAGTGTCGGGTATTGGGCGGCAGGAGCTGCTGCACCGGGTAGCTGGCGAGGGGCTGGCTGTGGACTACACCTTCAGCCGCCAACCTTTCTCCGGGGACCCCCACATGGTGTCTGTGCACATCCACTTCTCCAACAGCTCTGATACCCCCATCAAGGGCCTGCATGTGGGCACTCCCAAACTGCCTGCTGGCATCAGCATCCAAGAATTTCCCGAAATTG AGTCCCTGGCACCTGGAGAATCTGCCACTGCTGTAATGGGCATTAATTTCTGTGACTCAACCCAGGCAGCCAACTTCCAGCTGTG caCCCAGACCCGACAGTTCTACGTCTCCATTCAGCCACCTGTTGGGGAGCTGATGGCCCCTGTGTTTATGAGTGAAAATGAGTTTAAGAAGGAACAGG GAAAGCTGATGGGCATGAATGAGATCACAGAGAAACTCATGCTGCCAGACACCTGTCGGAATGACCACATTGTGGTGCAGAAAGTGACTGCCACTGCCAACCTGGGTCGTGTTCCTTGTGGGACATCCGATGAGTACAG GTTTGCAGGGAGGACACTGACCGGTGGAAGCCTCGTTCTGCTGACCCTGGATGCCCGGCCAGCTGGAGCTGCCCAGCTGACTGTCAACAGCGAGAAAATGGTGATTGGCACCATGCTGGTAAAGGATGTGATACAGGCTCTGACCCAGTGA